The genome window GATCCGTGACCTCGGCGTGGCAGGCGGACTGAACGGCAACTTTGCCTCCGCGACCTTCGCTGTCACACCGGTTCAGGTCCAGATGCTGAGAGCAGGCCTGTGGACTGCCGTGATCACGAGCGTCAACAATCCGAACGGTGAGATCCGAGGGCTCTTCCGGCAGCAGTCGAGCGAAAGCGACTTCAACGGCGACGGCAACCACGATCTGGCCGTTTTCCGTCCGTCCACAGGTTCATGGTATGTCCAGAATCCGGCTGGCTTTATGGCCCTCGAATTCGGCAGTGCCAATGACCGTATCGTCTCGGGCGACTACGACGGCGACGGCAAGACCGACGCCGCGATGTATCGCGATGTCGCCGGCCAAGGCGTTTGGGAGATCAAACGCAGCTCGGACGGCGGCCTTACGACGACGCAGTTCGGCCTTGCGAGCGATACGCCGGTCAGAGGTGATTTTGATGGCGACGGACGCCTCGATCTCGCGGTATTCCGTGCCTCGACGGGCATGTGGTATATCCGCAAGAGCAATGGTACTGGCCACATCGTCACACAGTTCGGCAACTCGTCAGACAAACCGATGGTATCGGATATGGACGGTGACGGCCGTGATGATATCGCGGTGTTCCGTGGCAGCGAAGGCAACTGGTACTGGCTCCGCAGTTCTGATGGCCAGTTCGCGGCCCGCCAGTGGGGACAGTCCGGCGATATGCCAGTGGCAGGTGATTTTGACGGCGACGGCAAGACCGACATTACCGTGTTTCGCCCGTCGAACGGCATCTGGTACACGTGGCTTAGCTCAACGGACAACTACCGTGCAACGTACTTCGGGTTGTCGAGCGACATTCCGGTTGCCGGGAATTACGACGGTGACGGCGTGACCGATATCGCGGTATTCCGGCCGTCAGATGGCAACTGGTACATTCTCAGGAGTGCTGACAGCAGCTTCCAGATGTTCCAATTTGGCCTCAGCGGCGATATTCCGCTGATCGCTAAATAAAAAGAAGATTGGCGGCCCCGATCTGTCGGGGCCGCCGTCATTGACAACCAGAGGTGGCTTGACGCCATCGAATATCATGCATCGGGTATGCCACTAGCCACTCCGCTATGATGAATCAGTCCGATGCTTTTATCCCCGGTTGAACCACCCTCCGTTCGGCCGGGGATCTTTCATTGCCTTATCAGGCCGATGACGCGCTCGATCTGCTCGGTGTGCCGCCGCTCGTGAAGCCCTGCCATGACCAGCCATTCACCGGCGTTGATCTCGCCAAAGAAAGGATGTGGAAACGTGTGACCGGAGAGGTCATAGCTTTCGAGGTCGCCCTGCATGGCATCGAGCGTCACGCCTGTTTCCTTCATCTTCTCCAGCGAATCTGCTATCGGGACATCTCCGGTAGGCTGGACGCGTTCTGGAGCCTCAATGCGGGTGACTGCGACCTCGGCCGCGCGCTGGCCAAACTGCGAACCGACGCCAAAGCTGCCGTCCGACGGCTTGCCATCGGCCTTTGCCGCATTCAGCAGGCGTTCGCAGATGCGGGCTGTGCCGTATTCGACCATCCACAAGTGCTCGACGATGTGCCGGACCGACCATTTTTCGCCATCCGGAATGGCGGAGGCCTCTTCATCCGTGATCTCGCCAAGCACGTCGAGCAGGCGGCTGCGGATCCTTCTGTTGGCCGAATAGATATCGGCGATAGATGTATATCTCATGCTATTTAGCAGCCTGCGCCGGCTGCTGACTGAGGATCAGGCGATGCCAACGTGCAAAGCCGAGCGATGTATCGGGTTCGCCGATCTTCTGGAGCGTGAGCGTCGTCTTAAAGTAGAGAATGCTCTCTGCATTCCACGCCATTTCAGAGATCGGGCCGAGCGAGCGAAGCTCGCGGATGTCAGGCAGCGTTGTCAACGGCTCTTCCTGGCCATTCGACGGCTGGCCTGTCGAGCCGCGGTCATAGGCATGTGACGACAAGAGCAACGGCAGACGCAGCGGGATCGCAGCCTGCGTCGGGCTGGTGCCGACTGCGTCATAGATCCTGATCTGAGCGTCGAACGTGGCCGGAAGCTTTACGTCGGTCGGATTGACCGAGCGTGAGAATGCAGCGGCGACCTTTGTCGAATCCGGCGACCAGACCGGCTTGACGGCGGTGCCGGCATCATCGAGTCGTCGCTCGCGGCCATTTTTTTCGACAACTCTCAGCCTGCCCACCGAAGGCCTGACCGTCACAGGCGGCGGAGCCGTTTCCGTTTTTGGTTTGGGCGTCGGCGTGGCCTGCGCGGGGCGTGTTTCGAATGCCTGATATTCGCGTGCCGTCGTCGCAAGTGCGGCGAGCATCGTACTGTCAGGCGACCACACGAAGTAAAAGTACTTGAGGCCGTCATTCGTCGTCAACGCCTTTAGTCCATTACCGTCAGTCCCGCAAATATATATCTGCTCCGTCGCGAACGTGAGCACGCCTGATGCCGGCGGCGGCGTCGGCAACGGCGAAGGCGACGGTTCAGCCGCGGGCTCAGGTGCCGTATTGCCCAGCACTTCAGATTCAGGGATCGCGGCCGCCGCCGGGACGGTGCCGCTTTCGCTTCTTTCGGATGCCTCCGGCAAAAGCGTTCGCGTCTTTGCGGCGAATGCAACGGCAGACGAGTCCGGAGACCAGACGATCGCCTCGGGCCATGCCACTGACATAGCCTCCGGCGTTATTTGCTTCAGAACTTTGCCGTCCGGCAGGTACATATCGAGGCGATACTCGTCTGCCGGATCTGACAGGCGATGGTAGATCGCCAAGACCGACTTCTCATCGGGTGCCGAGAGCGTGCGATCGAGGATCTCGGCCGGGCGTCGTCCGTCGAAGTCAGCCTGTACGGCCGCGTTCCGGACGGATGCAGCCGTCTGGGCCGCGTCAACACCGGGCGGAGGCACGTCAGCCTCATACTTATAATTCAACCGGACGGACGGCACGTCAGCGAGCGTTGAGACCGTGTTGTTCTCGGTCGGGCGTTGGCCGCCCGGGCAGCCCGTCAAGAACAGCAAAAATAGGATGATGGCCGCGATCGGCGGGCGAAAGACGTGCATACGGTGGCGGATCGGCACCACGGGCCGTTTTCTTTGAGCCGACCCGAGATGATATCGTAACTAGTCAGCTATCTTACTATATCTGGGCATCCTAAGCCGACAATGCCCCACCAAACACTACGAGATGCAGTCTGCAGAGAATCAGGAACCGGTCAAGGACAAATTCTTCACCGGCCCGCTCATCCTGATCTTTACGACGATCTTTATTGACCTCATCGGCTTTGGGATGGTCATCCCGATCCTGCCGTTCTATTCGCAGGCGGAACCGTTCGGGGCCTCGCCTTTCGTAATTGGCCTGTTGGTCGCGATCTATTCGTGGATGCAGTTCTTCTTTACGCCGGTGCTTGGCGTGCTGTCCGATAAGTATGGCCGCCGGCCGGTACTTTTTGTCAGCTTGCTCGGCTCGGCGCTTGGTTATTTTGTCATCGGCTTTGCACATTCGCTGTTACTTGTCTTTGTGGGCCGCATCATCAGCGGCATTACGGGCGGCAGCATCTCGACCGCACAGGCGTATATCGCCGACGTTACGACAAAAGAGAACCGCGCACGCGGCATGGGGCTTTTTGGGGCGGCATTCGGCCTCGGATTCATCCTCGGCCCCGCTCTTGCCGGCATCCTGAGCAAATACGGCATACAGGTGCCGTTTTACTTTGCGGCTGCGCTCTCCCTGCTGAATGCCGTGGCCGTCTATTTCATCCTTCCCGAATCGCTCAAGCCTGAGCACCGTTCGGCGGGGACGCCGCAGCAGGGTCGCATCGCCGGAGCCCTCGAAACGCTGCGTGAACCGCACTTTCGCATGATCGCCGTCACCTATTTTATTCTCATCACGGCGTTCTCGATCATGACCTACGCCTTTGTGCTGTTTACCGAATTTATCTTTGGCTACAACGCGGAGCAGAACGGCTATCTGTTTGCCTATGTCGGCGGTATCGCGATCATCATGCAGGGCGTCGTATTTGGCGTCGCGGCACGCCGATTTGGCGAGGCGCGCCTCGCGGCCTTCGGCTGTCTCGTGCTGAGTGCCAGCCTCTTTGCGATGCCTTACACGTCGCCCGGTACCGGCGGCCTTCTGGGCCTGCTTGCGGTTTCGACGTTCCTGTCGTTCGGGAATGCGTTTGCGACGCCGGCCCTCAACAGCCTCGCATCAAAGAATGCGGCCGCTCACCAACAGGGCCGGGCGATGGGCGTGATGCAATCGGGTGCCAGCCTTGCCAGGGCTCTCGGCCCGACGATTGGCGGGATACTCCTCAATAATTCGGTGAATAAGGTTGACCGTTTTACGGTCTTCAGAACGTATTGGACGGCCGCCGCGATCATGTTCACGGCATTTCTTGCGGCGATCTGGTTCCTCCGGACGGCGAAGAGAGAACGACGCGACAGCGCATTTTAGCTCACGGCGAGTTGGCGGCCGTTCTGCGGCATTCTCGAAAATACCAGCCTGAAGGTCGTGCCCTGGCCATCGCGGCTGATGGCCTCGATCGATCCGTTGTGCTCCTGGACGATACCGTAGGTCACGGCGAGGCCGAGGCCGGTGCCGTTTCCGACTTCTTTGGTCGTAAAGAATGGATCAAAGACCTTGGCGAGGTTCTCAGCCGGGATGCCCTCGCCGGTGTCGGTGACCTCAACCACAAGATCGCCTCTCTCGTCGATCCTCGTGAGCAGTGTGATCGTCCCGCCGCCGATCATGGCGTCACGCGCGTTGATGATGAGATTTGTAAATACTTGCTGCAGTTTTCCGGCACTGCCGTTGATGCTGTGCGGGTCGGACGTGTAGTCCTTGATGATCTCAATGTTGGATTTGCGAAGCTGAGGCTCGAGCAGTTGGAGCGTATCATTAAGCAGCTTCTCGATCTCGATCTCGGCGAACTCCTCCGAGTTGCCGGTGCGTGAGAAATTGAGCAGATTGCCGACGATGTTTGATGCGCGGTCGGTCTGCCGCTGCATCTTTTGAAGCAGAGCGTGCTTGGGGTCGGTCTCCGGGATCATGCCGAGCAGCATCTGCGTGTAGCTCGAGACGCCTGTAAGCGGCGTGTTCACCTCATGGGCGACACCGGCGGCAAGCAGGCCAATGCTCGAGAGCTTCTCGCTCTGCTGCAGCGTCTCTTCGAGCTTGACGCGCGAGCTGACATTCTCGAGCACAATGATCGCCCCGGTCTGCTGATTTGATACCGAACGCAGCGGCGCGACGGCAACGTTCAGGATGAGTGGCCGCCCCGCCTTGTCTGCGGTATGCATTTTGTAGGCATTGCGGATCTCGGTGAGGTGCCATCGGGATTTGCCCAGTATGCTCTCGATATTCAGTGCGAAGTCCGCGTCGAACACCTCATTGACCGGCCGCCCCACCGCCTCATCACGCACGAGGCCCATCATCTCTTCAAATGTCGAATTACACCGCGTGATCTGCCCGTTCTCATCCACAGCAAGCAGCCCGACATTCACCGATTCGACAATAGATTCATTGAACTCCTTTAGCAGGGCCAATTCTTCCGTGTGCTCTCGCTGCTGGCCGTAGAGCCTGCTGTTCTCTATGGCGACGGCGATATAGCCCGAGATCGTCCTCAGTATCTCTAGATCCTCGCTCGACAGCAGCGAGCCGTCGCGGGCACGCCCGAGGCCGATAACGGCGACCATCTTGCCGCCGACCACGCACGGAACGAAGTAATGCAGTTCCTGTCGAACGACCGCTTTGCCGTTGCCGTTCTTTCCGTTCGTGTCGCCATTCGCCGCCTCGGCGTCGGGGCGGTCAAATTCATCGGCGCGAACAACGCCCGTGGCTGCCGATTTCTGCCTGACCATCGTGCGGAAATCCGCCGGCATGCGAAACTCCTCGCCAAGGCCCGCCGAGCGCGAGAGACGGTAGTGTTCCGTGGCAGATTCGTCCTCGATAAAGACAGCCGCCTTCTCGACGTCAAGAACTTGTCTGAGCCGCTCGATCAGTCCGTCAAGCAGCGGATCGAGTGCGGTCGTCGCCGAGAGCGTCTTGCCAAAGTCAAGCAGGCCCTGCCTAAGGTCGTATCGCTCGCCGTAAAAGAAGCGGTCGGCGCGTTCCTGCAGAAACTTCTTGAGCGGTTCGCTCAGCATCACGATCACTCCCATTGCCACGATGGCAATGACCGCCCGCAGCGTGATCTCGGTCGTCGACAGGTTGTTGCCGACAGCGAAGAACACCAGCCCCAATGCGACGGCGCCGATCATCATCGCTATCGCAAGCGTCGTCAGCGCATAAACAAGGGCCCGGCGGACGACCACGTCAACGTCCATCAGCCGGTACCGGACGACCGAGTGGCCAAAGCTCAGGGGTATCAAGGCCAGCGGCAGCGTGGTGATCGCCGTGCTGAAGTTATCGTTCGGTATCGAGATCGCAAGGCGTTCGACGAGCTGCATAGTCGCGATCGGGGCGATCGCCGCAATCGTGCCCCACATCGCCCATTTGAGGCGTTGGCGAACTACCGGCTGCCGGCTCTTGAACACGCGCCATACCAGAATGCCTGCACCTATCGAGACCCCAACGACGAAATGATAGAAATTGAACCGGAAAAGCCAGCCGAACAGGTCGTATTGGTCGCTCAGCCGGGCCATGAACTCACTTAGGCCGGTTGCCGGAAAGATCTGCGGAAAGATCGACACAAAGACCAGCACGGCGGAAAAGGCCGCGGCGGGCACGTAGAGAACAAAAGTTTTCCACCGTTCGCTCGAGAAAACAGCACTCCTGACCGGATATCTAATACAGAAATGCAGAAACAGCGGGACGAACAGGGCCAACGCCATGTTATCGAGCAGGTCGATCGCCAGGTCAAAATCTCGTCCGAGGCCGATCGCGCGGTATGCGTGAAATACGAATGCCGTCAGGCACACCGTGGCAAAATGCAGTATGAAAGGCGACCGGCTGCCCTGTTTGAAAAGCACAAAGACGCCGACGGAAAGCCAGACCACGCCAACGATGGCGAGAAAGATGATCGATGGCGTCCACCGCGGCACCGAGTCGATGTGGCGCAGGTCCGCAAAGTAGTAATTATTGGCAAACGAATAGCTCGGCCGCTGATAGTAGTAGGTGAGATTGCCGTCAACGCCCGCGGCGTCCAGATAGATCTGAACATCAGCGGGTGAGGTGACCTCCTCGGTGCGTTCTCCGTCGAGGCCGATGCCGATCAGCCGGTCACCAACCGCAATGCCCGCCCTCGAACCGGCGAATCCGGCGATTACCTTGTCCGCATAGACGCCGTCGGCATGGAGCGTCCATCTGACGCCATCGGTCGGCGGCAGATTCTGAAATGCCCTCTGCGAGAAGTTCAGGGCCCCGGCGGTGACCAGCAAGACAGCCGCAAGCAGCCACACCAGGCTCCAACTTGTCAGCATCTTCTCTTTCATGACATCGAGGCAAACTTCACCGGTTGAATTTATGACGCAAAATGCGTTCCAATGCACCCGGCGCTACTGCCGGCAAAAAATGCCCATTTTGGGGCACAATTCCGCAGCCGGGCCTCAGCGCGCCGTTCTCAATATACGATCTATACGACAAATTGCTTAGAATCCGAGAATTTGGATGTCCGGTCGAGCTAGAACCTGACCTGAATCCCGCCGCGCACCATCCGACGCTGGCCGTTCAGCCGCAGCGAGTTTTCTTCACCGGTGACGCCGGACTGTATGTCAAACAGGTTCCTCGCATCGACCATCGCTTCGGCACGGAAGGGCAGGCCAAAGGTCGGCAGTGTCTGCGTGACATACACGCTAAGGCCCGGATCAAAAACGGCGAGCCTCCCCTTAAAGGGATCGATCGCAAACACCGTCGCCTGTGGCGAGAGCCGGTAAACGGTCCTCACGTTTGTGCCGCTGCCGAGGTCTGCGGTTATCTGGCCGTAAAGCGACTGGAAAAAATCGTTCTCAAAGGTGCTCGCCGGGTCGGTGATCGCCGCATCCGAAAGCCTCTGCCCCTGACCGGCGGAGTAGCCCGCCGATGCTGAAAGGAAGGTCCCGATGCGGCGCGAATAGACAACGCGAAGGCCGCGCGCATTGCCCTGCTGATGGGCGACGAGATCATTGTGCAGCAAATCGCCAAAGTCATCACGGCCCAAGCTTACGAGGCCGACGCCGCGCGAGAATACGGTATCGAAGAAAACATTTGCCTCGACGCTCGACCGGCCGTCGATAACGCGCTCTATGCCAAACTCGAGCCGACGCGACTTATTGATCTGAGGCTTGTTGCTGACCAGAAACAGGTCCTCTACCGCGACTGGTTCGGCAAAGGCGATAGACTGGCCTTCGAGATCGATCGCGTCTGACCACGAACGCTGCTCTGTCTGGGGCACAAACGCCGAGCGGAGTCGAGTTCGTGAATTCAGATCCACCTGCAAACCGAGCCTCGGGGCGATCATCGCATCGCTGCCGGCGCCGAGAAAGCGAGCGTAGTCAAAACCCAGCACCAGAACGACGCCGTCGCGAACCTGCCACTCGTCCACCGCCTGGAATGAGAACTGCCCCAGGGCCTTGTCCTCACCGGCTGATGCAAGCACGCCGAGGCGGCTGACGGCTGAATTAAGCCTGATAGTGTGTCCGTCAAACTGGTCGAGCTTGACAAAGGTCTCGAGCCTCGCCGGTGCCGACGTTCCCTTGCCAAACTGGCCGGCAACGACGACGTCCGTACCGTGATCGAGCGGAAGAGCAGTCGCAAAGTTTACGCCGGCGTAGTTGCCTCTTGCACCGGACGCGGCATAGGTGCCTATGACCGTTTGCCCCTTTCTTCTGCCTTCAGGGACATCTGTATCGCTTGAAGCCGTTTCGTCCGCCGGTAGCGGTTGGCCCTCGCGATTCTGATAGATCGACCGCTGGGTCTGCGCGGCACGGATGCGCCATTTCGAACTGTTCTTATCCGGCCGCCTTTCAGGAAGCGTATTGCCGCTTCCGGCACGCTCCAGTTTGAATCCGTATGTAAGTTCTGCCGCCCGGGCAACCTCGACCCCGAAGAGCGTCATTGGATTAAAGCCCTGAGCGACGGCGAGCACGGTGTAGGTGCCCGGCATGATACGGGCGAGAAAGCTGCCGTCTCGTGCCGATGAGACCTGCTTAAGCAGCTTTGACGTGCCTGAGCGAAAGATGGCGACCGATGCGTCGGCTATCGGCCCTCCGGCCTCATCGAGCACGCGCCCCTTGATGATGCCGAGATTGCCCGTATTTTCGATCACGACCTCGACATCAGCCGTCGGCGCAGCAAAGCACGGCACCGCGCTCAGCGCGATCACCATGAACGCAGCGTGCCAAAGCCGTCTTGTCGTTAACGAAAACCCCATCGAAGTCGACAATTCGAACAACTCCCGTATTTTGTTCCCAAAAATCAAGCCTGTCAAGCGAGGGACGTCCGCGTTTGTGCGCTCTAGGATGCTGCGAAACTTGACAAAGTTTGCCTTGCCGCTAGAATTGAACTCTGCCTCAAAGGCGCTAGCGGAGACGTGGCTGAGCGGCTGAAAGCGGCGGTTTGCTAAATCGTTAAGGGTCAAAAGCCCTTCACAGGTTCGAATCCTGTCGTCTCCGCCATCATTTACCAGATCGGCCGTCAAACATCAGGTTTGACGGCTTTTCTTTTACCGCGACCTGCCTTCCTTGTCCCGAGCGACGCTTTCGGTTTTCAATGGCCGGGAATACACTCAATTCTGCACCTGAGATCTGCTCAGAAAGGAGGTTATTCCCGAATGCTTACCTACGCATTGCTCGCCTTATCCGAAACGTCGGCATGGCTCCAGAACCTATTCATTCTCGATAGCACCGTCACCTGGCCCGAGAAGATCGCCCGCCCTATCATTGTTTACCTTGCGTTGATCGTCATGCTTCGTGTTTTTGGCCGCCGCGAGCTTGCGCAGTTAAACCCGTTCGATCTCGTGGTCATCCTCTCGCTGTCAAATACGGTCCAGAATGCCATCATTGGCCCCGACAATTCGCTTGTCGGCGGCCTCGCCGGGGCCGTCGCGCTGATGGGTGCTAACTATATCGTTGGACGCTTGAACTTCTCATCAAAGAAGATCGAGGCGTTGACCGAGGGCTCGCCGGCAAAGATCATCGAGAAGGGCAAGATCAACGAGCGAGAGCGAAGGCGCGAGCTGATCACCTCGCGCGATCTCGACGTCATCGCCCACCAGCACGGCTACGACAGCCCGGCGGACATTGAAAAGCTCGTGTTAGATCCGAATGGCAGTTTCCTCGTTTTTGGCAAGGAAGAGATCAGGGATGCAAGGTTCAAGCACGAGGTGCTGAGACGGATAGACGACATCTCCGAGCAGTTGGCCCGGCTTTCCGAGCGGCCTCAGCGGACATGACGGCTTTGCGTTCCGCTGCTCGATGCGTGAGAATCTTCCCTTATGTCTGACGTTCGAGTCCGCTTCGCTCCGTCACCGACGGGCTATCTTCATATCGGTTCGGCGAGGACCGCTCTGTTCAACTATCTCTACGCGCGCCACACGGGCGGCAAATTCCTGCTTCGCATAGAGGACACCGACCTTGCCCGCTCGACCGAGGAATCGACACGCTCGATCCTCGACGGGCTCGAGTGGCTCGGTTTCGCACCTGACGAAGAGATCGTTTTCCAGTCAAATAACGCAGCGAAGCATCGTGAGGCCGCTAAAAAGCTGCTCGCCGAGGGCAAGGCGTATCGTGATTTCACGCCAAAAGCTGACCCGAACGATGCGAATGTGAAAGACGCGATCAAGGAACGGGCCCGAGCCCAAGGCGGCGACAAGAAAATGCGCGATAACCCGTATCGCCACCTGCCGCAGGAAGAATCGGACGCGCGTGCCGCGGCGGGCGAGCCTTTCGCGATCCGTTTGAAAGTGCCCGCGAACGGCAAGACGGCATTCGAGGACGGCGTTTACGGCCTGCAGGAGCGCGACTACGCTGAGACCGAAGACCTCGTCCTGCTCCGCAGCGATGGCCATCCGCTCTATAATCTCGCCGTCGTCTGCGACGACATCGAGATGGCGATAACGCACGTAATCCGCGGCCAGGACCACCTGACGAATACGCACAAACAGATCCTGATCTACGAGGCATTGGGTGTCACACCGCCGACATTCGCACACCTACCGCTGATCATGGCCCCGAACAAGGGCAAGTTGTCAAAGCGGAAGCACGGCGAGGTCGTCTCGATGACGACGTATCGCGATGCCGGGTTTCTCGCCGAGGCATTCCGCAATTTTCTCGCTCTGCTCGGTTGGTCGGCGGGCGAGGAACAAGAGATATATTCGCTCGACGAACTTGTCGCAAAATTCTCGCTCGAGGGCATTCATCGCTCGAATGCCGTCTTCAACTTTACCGAGGGCGACCCGCGGAAGTGGACCGATGACAAAGCGCAATGGATGAACGCCGAATACATCCGCACGATGCCCGTTAATGAGCTGATACAGCATGTTAAGCCGGAACTGAAAGCCGCCAAACTCTGGCGAGAAGAGTACGAGGACGACAGTCATAACCGCCTGCGTGAGCGAGCGGCCGGTTCGGTCGAGATCGGATCGGCTGAATGGTTCGAGAAGGCGGTGGATCTGATCCGCGCACGGTTTTTCACGCTGAAAGACTTTTCGACACAGGGCCGGGCGTATTTTAGCGAAGACTTCGATTTTGATCAGTCAGCGATCGAGAAGAATCTCACGAAATTTCCGGAATTGCGGGATTGGCTGCCGGAGCTTGCCGATAGATTCGAGACTGAGTTTGGCAAGGCGAACCGGCCGTTCGCTAATGCAGGCGGTTCCGACAAGCCATTCACCGAAGAAAACATCGAGGCCGTCGTCAAAACCTTCACCGAAGAAAAGAACACAAAGCTCGGCGTCATCATGAACGGCGCCCGCACGCTGCTCACCGGCGTCGCCGTCGGCCCGTCGATGCTCTCGGTCTTCGAGATTCTTGGGCTTGAAAGGACTATAATGAGATTACGGGCCCGCGTCGCATGGAATACCGCTGCGTAGGCCGGACTATTGAATATGAAAGGATATAAGACAAACATCGAAAAGGACACGCTCAAGAACAAGAACTTTCGCAAGGTCCTCTATTCCGGCCCGCACCTGCAGCTCGTATTGATGAGCCTCAAACCGAAAGAAGAGATCGGTGCCGAAGTGCATTGGGAAAACGATCAGTTTCTTCGATTTGAGGGCGGCAAAGGCCGAGTGATCATCGATAAGACGACCTATAACGTCAAAGATGGCGATGCCGTCGTGGTGCCGTCGGGAGCTAAGCACAATGTGATCAACATGTCTGCGAGCGAAGACCTAAAACTCTATACGATCTACGCACCGCCTCATCATAAGGACCAGATCGTGCGTAAGACCAAGGCCGAGGCTGAGGCCAACGAAGAAGACTTTGACGGCAAGACGACCGAGAAGGGCAAGGCCCGTAAATAATTGCGGAATAAAGATATTCAGGCATACAATGACGCTCAGTCGCCCGGTGACCGTAAGATCTGCGACGCGCTGGCGGGTGCGATCTGTACCAGCTTACCCAAGGCCGAGAACAAGATCTGGCACGCGCATCCCGTGTGGTTCCTCGAGGGCAATCCGATAGTCGGATACAGCAAACTGAAGGCCGGCGTCCGCCTGATGTTCTGGAGCGGAGCGAGCTTTGACGAAGATGAGCTAAAGCCCGGAACCGGCAAATTCAAAGATGCCTCGATAACATACACCTCGGCCGATGAGGTCACTGAAAAGGACCTGAGGCGTTGGCTCAAAAAGGCCGCGACGATCCAGTGGGACTACAAGAATGTCATCAAACGGAAAGGCGTTCTTGAACGCTTGAAATGATCG of Chloracidobacterium sp. contains these proteins:
- a CDS encoding cupin domain-containing protein, translated to MKGYKTNIEKDTLKNKNFRKVLYSGPHLQLVLMSLKPKEEIGAEVHWENDQFLRFEGGKGRVIIDKTTYNVKDGDAVVVPSGAKHNVINMSASEDLKLYTIYAPPHHKDQIVRKTKAEAEANEEDFDGKTTEKGKARK
- a CDS encoding DUF1801 domain-containing protein, whose product is MRNKDIQAYNDAQSPGDRKICDALAGAICTSLPKAENKIWHAHPVWFLEGNPIVGYSKLKAGVRLMFWSGASFDEDELKPGTGKFKDASITYTSADEVTEKDLRRWLKKAATIQWDYKNVIKRKGVLERLK